The following proteins come from a genomic window of Acetivibrio cellulolyticus CD2:
- a CDS encoding sporulation peptidase YabG, protein MYDYKVGDIVTRKSHGEDIYFTIIDIVNGGIKPVYVLRGVFYRIEADSSGDDLIKQDYKNVQMNLQRDIFNARRNTYRRGFSNRLFWLNRYRDRPGKVLQMDSSEKFLNICKNHYREAGINIIGIVAAESEQPGLVSRALKDHRPDILVLTGHDGIKKEGSNLNSIENYRNSKYFIQSVKLAREYESSYDRLCIFAGACQSYFEGIMNAGANFASSPGRININALDPAIVSEKVALTDESRYVTPQEVAVMTISGVEGIGGIRTRGHLKRL, encoded by the coding sequence ATGTATGACTACAAAGTTGGGGATATTGTAACTAGAAAGTCCCATGGGGAGGACATTTATTTTACAATTATAGACATCGTTAACGGAGGGATAAAACCTGTATATGTTTTGAGGGGAGTATTCTACAGAATTGAAGCAGATTCAAGTGGTGATGATTTAATTAAGCAGGATTACAAAAATGTCCAAATGAATTTGCAGAGAGACATATTTAATGCCAGAAGGAATACCTATAGACGCGGATTTTCAAATAGGTTGTTTTGGCTCAATAGGTATAGAGACAGACCAGGAAAGGTACTTCAGATGGATTCCAGCGAAAAGTTTTTAAACATATGTAAGAATCACTATAGAGAAGCTGGCATAAATATTATTGGGATAGTTGCTGCGGAAAGTGAACAGCCGGGATTGGTAAGCCGTGCACTTAAGGATCATAGACCTGATATACTGGTTTTGACAGGCCATGATGGTATAAAGAAGGAAGGAAGTAATCTTAACTCTATTGAAAACTATAGAAATTCAAAATACTTTATTCAGTCTGTAAAGTTGGCCAGAGAATATGAAAGTAGTTATGACAGGTTATGTATATTTGCAGGAGCATGCCAATCATATTTCGAAGGAATTATGAATGCAGGCGCCAATTTTGCAAGTTCGCCGGGGCGAATAAACATTAATGCTTTAGATCCTGCAATTGTAAGTGAAAAAGTGGCGCTTACTGATGAAAGCCGCTACGTAACA
- a CDS encoding S-layer homology domain-containing protein, giving the protein MKRIVRVSISVMLIILLCMQSFVCFSKTTQSADYSDITGHWAKNEITNMINLGYIKGIASNDGIKIQPDRNITRAEVVAVIVKILKAEAASEKIKDFSDVKSDAWYKNIIDIASSNELIGGYPDGTFKPNSNISRGEIAQLVSKLCKFDTQSQDYENSFPDVKDNDWFYKQVMACKKNNIISGYPDNTFRPFNPATRAEAFCLLGKSLAFLGIVVDSEEIPGGPATADVSHETPTPTSTPVNIHTPTHTTTRTPTNTPTCTPTNTSTHTLTNTPTNIMTNTPTCTPTNTPTNTPTANTEGSIHFIAPETLTGSDSVYIKGRTMDVPSIKSIDCIISYTDDAGSYNSDTYSITDYKTINSKTGVYEFELLNMKLPSYRNEIEIVITDREGKTHTGTKLVSVNIDSDNDGLLDAEEDIYGTSRLIADTDEDGLSDYEEIEEYLTNPLSADTDGDGFSDWSELCPRKVTKDGGVTKVDVVGKPGEKVDGAFFISPFNSDTDGDGLSDYYEVVELGTNPTAVFTLDNPYRDAEMDLDGDGLTNKEEYSAGTAPLVMDSDEDGLADGAEIKEYSADPLNPDSDGDGLYEGEEVELGSSPLNMFSFSPGVLDSLVTVTENVYRDQFDDGISATSDTLEFISIEGALNAEKNLSVQEVVYMPELSNIEGIIGNPVEITCEANIISANLTFSISKDTLASHELENLKVFTIYEGKLTILDTAYDITSGTISASTPYFSICGIVDICKLIESLMCDDESGGILDKGKADIIFAIDSTGSMGDKIENVITNVNEFAEELSKNVEIRFGLIDYKDIYEVGETTINCGWFTDVNELKKRVDEILVYGGGDVPESAVDALEEARTMGFRPNAKKFIVLLTDADYKDGTHFTDVTTMAQEIDLLKNDGIITSVVSDIGYEYVYNSLYTETNGLFADINSDFAEVLRELSSKIKDVTLDGSWIRLFDMSVVKLNKVPDKADLETDTDSDGLPDSVELDCELALSISDHEINTWSYFTNPVIKDTTVKIRNINVTPESGKSVESYKISADMFLPEGSQDISYAAIQFRLSSGKWITLDTILGDSTCKNKFVMDHGSKVFKGRTACVARFEKSVKILDTGRHVFKITAVLSDGTVVESAEHAILVDADGKLIWKSIDASKTAIVSGTLDLNVSLKGELDTIQNLQISVENASGASEMCSDLVKVIPGTYDYNLKLDTKELDNNKNYKIVVIGLNASDEVILATQAYSVIVKNILAVPEVNSPSGTYDSDISVSMSTAISGGVIRYTLDGSEPTALSSEYNDMVLIKSAKYDSVVLKAAVFVGAEKGAVVRREYSFNKDTGWNFADQKFIYLTGANYKNASAGDPNRIFTDKINALNAQVAKVQDYSNNKSIIRCAENQGKVDTLINYLISSYDKYFSNEINAGAKSSLESERAQFSSNHAAMGKYIIELLLWDQKKVDKFYELLLTYPIREFKFDERLLIAILYNEGTGSFDTYADIKAADGENGTNIDFEDDAKRVVQSQAIAKLSTYAHYGENYRNFINGLEQSDYSTIPDIGLFKEGGGRIAQYLNSRAPKMQSYEMVSGVPAITNIIEYDLYAVNFRWWYGVETTFDQLVTNNGTGNLSEKYSQYLLKNVIPLKIGYTLPACSFSLSDEGAMAASDDGWLKGRPCIQINLKPSPCPSGLTVYLSPSLQIHNIGVGDYGTEYDRMSDVADVVEEILSENGIVVYRSDKAWRLLSEKEYLDKIAADSNSKKPNVHFAIHTNASKNKDVRGMEIYYKKDDISSKEFAQAVESHVLSVRPEDALEGWKRGLIEGSACEEIQYINATTGLIEISFHTNESDAQWIVDNTEEIGREIADGIMEYLGVKQLQVPS; this is encoded by the coding sequence ATGAAAAGAATAGTGAGAGTCAGCATTTCTGTCATGCTAATAATTTTATTATGTATGCAATCTTTCGTTTGCTTTTCGAAAACAACTCAAAGTGCTGATTATAGTGATATAACCGGGCATTGGGCAAAAAACGAGATAACTAACATGATAAATCTTGGTTATATAAAAGGTATAGCTTCGAACGATGGAATTAAAATTCAACCCGACAGGAATATTACAAGAGCAGAAGTTGTTGCTGTAATAGTGAAAATTCTTAAGGCTGAAGCGGCAAGTGAAAAGATTAAAGACTTTTCAGATGTGAAAAGTGATGCATGGTATAAAAATATTATTGATATTGCATCTAGCAACGAACTTATTGGGGGCTATCCTGACGGCACATTCAAGCCAAATAGTAATATTTCAAGGGGGGAGATAGCTCAACTTGTATCAAAATTATGTAAGTTTGATACTCAATCACAAGATTACGAAAATTCTTTTCCTGATGTGAAGGATAATGACTGGTTTTATAAGCAGGTTATGGCTTGCAAGAAAAATAATATAATAAGCGGATACCCTGATAACACATTCAGACCATTTAACCCTGCAACCCGTGCAGAAGCTTTTTGTTTACTTGGAAAAAGTCTTGCATTTTTAGGTATTGTTGTAGATAGTGAAGAGATCCCAGGAGGCCCAGCTACAGCGGATGTGTCTCATGAAACGCCAACACCTACATCTACACCAGTAAATATACATACCCCAACACATACAACGACACGTACACCAACAAATACACCAACATGTACACCAACAAACACATCAACGCATACACTAACAAACACACCAACAAATATAATGACAAATACACCGACATGTACACCAACCAATACACCAACCAATACACCAACAGCAAATACTGAAGGAAGCATCCATTTTATTGCACCTGAAACGCTGACAGGTTCTGATAGTGTTTATATTAAAGGCAGAACAATGGATGTCCCGTCAATAAAATCAATAGACTGCATAATCAGCTATACTGACGATGCAGGAAGCTATAACTCCGATACATATAGCATTACAGACTATAAGACAATTAATAGTAAGACCGGGGTTTATGAATTTGAGTTATTAAATATGAAACTTCCAAGCTATAGGAATGAAATAGAAATTGTTATAACTGACAGGGAGGGTAAAACACATACTGGTACAAAGTTGGTAAGTGTCAATATTGATTCAGACAATGATGGACTTCTTGATGCTGAAGAAGATATATATGGAACTTCCAGATTAATTGCAGATACCGATGAAGATGGTCTTTCAGATTATGAGGAAATTGAAGAGTACCTTACAAATCCACTCAGTGCTGATACTGATGGAGATGGTTTTAGTGACTGGTCAGAATTGTGTCCACGTAAAGTAACAAAAGATGGTGGGGTTACAAAAGTTGATGTTGTAGGAAAACCAGGGGAGAAAGTCGATGGAGCGTTTTTTATTAGTCCATTCAACAGTGATACCGATGGGGATGGATTAAGTGATTATTATGAAGTAGTTGAACTTGGTACAAACCCTACTGCTGTGTTTACCTTGGATAATCCATATCGTGATGCAGAGATGGATCTTGATGGAGATGGACTAACCAATAAGGAGGAATATAGTGCTGGCACAGCACCTTTGGTTATGGATTCAGATGAAGACGGTTTGGCAGATGGGGCAGAAATAAAGGAATATTCAGCAGATCCGCTCAATCCGGATTCCGATGGTGATGGCCTCTATGAAGGTGAAGAAGTTGAATTGGGTTCAAGCCCTTTAAATATGTTTTCATTTTCTCCAGGCGTTTTGGATAGTTTGGTTACAGTAACAGAAAATGTATATAGGGATCAATTCGATGATGGAATATCTGCCACTTCAGATACTCTTGAATTTATAAGCATTGAAGGTGCTCTAAATGCAGAAAAGAATTTATCAGTGCAGGAAGTTGTGTATATGCCTGAGTTGTCTAATATTGAAGGCATTATCGGAAATCCTGTTGAAATTACCTGCGAAGCAAATATAATCTCTGCAAATCTTACATTCAGCATATCTAAAGATACTTTGGCTTCACATGAGCTTGAAAATCTTAAGGTATTTACTATTTATGAAGGGAAGCTTACTATCCTTGATACTGCATATGACATTACAAGTGGTACAATAAGTGCTTCAACTCCCTACTTTAGTATTTGTGGTATCGTGGATATTTGTAAACTTATTGAGAGCCTTATGTGTGATGATGAGAGCGGCGGAATTCTTGACAAAGGAAAGGCAGACATCATATTTGCCATTGATTCCACTGGTTCAATGGGCGATAAAATTGAAAATGTTATTACAAATGTTAACGAATTTGCAGAAGAACTAAGTAAAAATGTTGAAATTAGGTTCGGTTTGATAGATTATAAGGATATATATGAAGTTGGTGAAACAACTATAAATTGCGGCTGGTTCACTGATGTAAATGAGCTTAAGAAAAGAGTTGACGAAATTTTAGTATACGGTGGTGGAGACGTGCCTGAATCAGCTGTAGATGCATTAGAAGAAGCTAGAACAATGGGCTTTAGGCCAAATGCTAAAAAGTTCATAGTATTGCTGACTGATGCAGACTACAAAGATGGCACACACTTTACAGATGTTACAACCATGGCGCAGGAAATTGACCTGCTTAAGAATGACGGTATAATAACATCAGTTGTTTCAGATATTGGTTATGAGTACGTATACAATAGTCTTTATACCGAAACCAATGGACTTTTTGCAGATATTAATTCTGACTTTGCAGAGGTTTTAAGAGAATTAAGTTCAAAGATCAAAGATGTAACATTGGATGGTTCATGGATAAGGCTTTTTGATATGAGTGTTGTTAAATTGAATAAAGTTCCTGATAAGGCAGATCTGGAAACTGATACTGATTCGGATGGCCTTCCTGACAGCGTGGAACTTGATTGTGAATTGGCTCTCTCAATTAGTGATCATGAAATTAATACATGGAGTTATTTTACCAACCCTGTTATAAAGGATACTACTGTAAAGATTAGAAACATAAATGTTACCCCTGAGTCTGGAAAATCAGTTGAAAGCTACAAGATAAGTGCAGACATGTTTTTGCCTGAAGGAAGTCAGGATATTTCTTATGCTGCAATACAATTCAGATTAAGCAGTGGCAAGTGGATTACTCTTGATACCATACTTGGGGATTCAACTTGTAAAAACAAGTTTGTGATGGATCATGGATCAAAGGTATTTAAAGGAAGAACTGCATGTGTAGCCAGGTTTGAGAAATCAGTAAAGATACTTGATACAGGAAGACATGTGTTTAAGATAACAGCTGTATTAAGCGACGGAACAGTGGTAGAATCTGCGGAGCATGCAATATTAGTGGATGCTGACGGGAAACTTATATGGAAGAGTATTGATGCCAGTAAGACTGCTATTGTAAGCGGAACGTTGGATTTAAACGTAAGCCTTAAAGGTGAGCTGGATACTATACAAAATCTTCAGATTTCTGTGGAGAATGCATCCGGAGCAAGTGAAATGTGCTCTGACTTGGTTAAGGTAATACCCGGAACTTACGATTATAACCTAAAGCTTGATACAAAAGAGCTGGACAATAATAAAAACTATAAAATTGTAGTTATAGGATTGAATGCCAGTGACGAAGTTATTTTGGCAACTCAGGCTTATAGTGTAATTGTAAAAAATATTTTAGCTGTACCTGAAGTTAATTCTCCATCAGGAACCTACGATAGTGACATTAGCGTGTCTATGTCAACAGCAATTAGTGGTGGTGTAATAAGGTATACGCTTGATGGATCTGAACCAACAGCATTATCATCGGAGTATAATGATATGGTTTTGATCAAGTCAGCAAAATATGACTCTGTTGTTTTAAAAGCAGCAGTTTTTGTGGGAGCTGAAAAGGGTGCTGTTGTTAGAAGAGAATATAGCTTTAATAAAGATACCGGATGGAACTTTGCAGACCAAAAGTTTATTTATCTCACTGGAGCTAACTACAAAAATGCATCTGCAGGTGATCCTAACAGGATATTTACAGACAAGATAAATGCTTTAAATGCTCAGGTTGCAAAAGTACAAGACTACTCAAACAATAAAAGTATAATAAGGTGTGCAGAAAATCAAGGTAAAGTAGATACTCTAATTAATTACCTTATTTCATCGTATGATAAATACTTTAGCAACGAAATTAATGCTGGTGCCAAATCTAGTTTGGAAAGTGAAAGAGCCCAATTTAGTTCAAATCATGCAGCTATGGGAAAATATATTATTGAGCTTTTATTATGGGATCAGAAAAAAGTTGACAAGTTTTATGAGCTTCTACTGACTTACCCAATAAGAGAATTTAAGTTTGATGAGAGGCTTTTGATAGCAATACTTTATAATGAAGGTACAGGAAGCTTCGACACTTATGCTGATATAAAAGCAGCAGATGGAGAGAACGGAACAAATATTGATTTTGAAGATGATGCTAAACGAGTAGTTCAAAGCCAGGCAATAGCTAAATTATCTACTTACGCGCATTACGGAGAAAATTATAGAAACTTTATAAACGGTTTGGAACAGTCAGATTATTCAACTATTCCTGATATAGGTTTATTTAAAGAGGGTGGAGGAAGGATTGCACAATACTTAAATTCGAGGGCACCAAAAATGCAGTCATACGAAATGGTATCAGGTGTGCCCGCTATAACAAATATAATTGAATATGACTTGTATGCAGTAAATTTCAGATGGTGGTACGGTGTTGAAACAACGTTTGATCAACTGGTTACAAATAACGGAACAGGTAACCTGTCAGAAAAATACAGCCAGTATTTACTTAAAAATGTGATACCTTTAAAAATAGGTTATACTCTTCCAGCGTGCAGTTTCTCATTAAGCGATGAAGGTGCAATGGCGGCTTCAGATGACGGATGGCTTAAAGGCAGGCCTTGTATACAGATTAATTTAAAACCATCACCTTGCCCATCAGGGTTGACAGTGTACTTGAGTCCTTCATTGCAGATACATAATATTGGGGTTGGTGATTATGGTACAGAGTATGACCGTATGAGCGATGTTGCTGATGTGGTCGAGGAAATATTGTCAGAAAACGGAATTGTAGTATATAGAAGTGATAAAGCATGGAGGTTGCTATCAGAAAAAGAGTATCTCGATAAAATAGCTGCTGACAGCAATTCTAAAAAACCAAATGTCCATTTTGCAATCCATACTAATGCTAGTAAAAATAAAGATGTCAGAGGTATGGAGATTTATTACAAGAAGGATGATATCTCAAGCAAAGAATTTGCACAAGCTGTTGAAAGTCATGTCCTCTCGGTTCGTCCGGAAGATGCATTAGAAGGTTGGAAAAGAGGTCTTATAGAAGGCAGTGCATGCGAGGAAATACAATATATAAATGCAACTACTGGTCTTATTGAAATTTCCTTCCACACAAATGAATCGGATGCACAATGGATTGTTGACAACACTGAAGAAATTGGCAGAGAAATAGCAGATGGTATTATGGAATACCTTGGAGTAAAACAATTGCAAGTGCCAAGTTAA
- a CDS encoding transglutaminase-like domain-containing protein: MKALFRELNNQKLSLIFSIILTYWAMTSFLGMPIVDILLVISLVNTILFICCIYAKKQGTAGGIVFVLGSVVYFMSIMVIILFSGESNLSYLIWIVVTKPESVELIPAFWFATVLIACYGLTSTVYYFTNIRYRVPVLLLIGIIPFMLQSAKTDRGITLPFVLFLIFFFLLYLERTVKKTVNLDKDYHINNPWYIMSATIFIAIVLTLSLTAPKPETVPKVAYIKQVLNETIQNLAQTNGQNIEVENLAKIFNTMSIKNQSILGSSTPPLGDNVLFEVQAKEPLYFRVQSWDKYVDNRWIKGNKELDNKRDIKDIKNSYTKFYVLAELLQQMKKNSLLPSEYAKVDKYLEGTPKQQEIKQAYIQTKGVPMQSLLNPPGVCSFGLWNNPIVYINGHAECYIENEQIPDLNESYTIDYFSQNLSHSSLEFNLLREVNRDFVTGIFDLKKYKVSNNNDGALDKNLSSGQLVIDSETKNVIEEANSEMDSAYDNYTDLPEDLPQRIYDLADNITEGATSDYDKAQAIVDFFDTTGFEYDLTPPSPSKGMDYNDFFIFESKKGICMHFASAMVILARAAGIPARYVEGFVANEWDPETGNYLIREKHAHAFPEVYIAGYGWMVFEPTVGSGNSGNRFSAFFEGLFNTIGYIASSIGNFIKVMPLWVKLLFIPYTIFLLFLLIWLFNRVRRSMWKKSVLNADGSMAISMIFARISYLLRKIDLEIKKYETPSNYAVRVLEASGVNMSEFADCFNKSKYGGLNPDQEAVLNAMEKYNEVRKYVKKEVGKLKAWML; encoded by the coding sequence ATGAAAGCGCTATTTAGGGAATTGAACAATCAAAAATTATCACTTATATTTTCTATTATATTAACTTACTGGGCAATGACTTCATTCTTGGGAATGCCTATAGTTGATATACTACTAGTGATTTCCCTGGTTAATACTATTCTCTTTATCTGCTGTATATACGCAAAAAAGCAGGGGACAGCAGGAGGTATAGTGTTTGTTCTTGGGTCAGTTGTATACTTTATGAGTATTATGGTAATTATTCTTTTTTCCGGTGAATCGAATTTGTCATATCTTATATGGATTGTTGTAACAAAACCCGAAAGTGTTGAACTCATACCGGCTTTCTGGTTCGCGACTGTTTTGATTGCATGTTACGGGCTAACTTCAACAGTTTATTATTTTACCAATATAAGGTATAGAGTACCGGTTCTTTTACTTATTGGAATTATACCTTTCATGTTGCAATCAGCTAAAACGGATCGTGGAATTACATTACCGTTTGTGCTTTTTCTGATATTTTTCTTTTTATTGTATTTGGAGCGTACAGTAAAGAAAACAGTAAATTTAGATAAGGATTATCATATAAATAACCCGTGGTATATTATGTCAGCGACCATTTTTATTGCTATAGTTCTTACTTTATCACTAACTGCTCCAAAACCTGAAACAGTACCTAAAGTTGCATATATAAAACAAGTTTTAAATGAGACAATACAAAATCTGGCCCAAACAAACGGTCAAAATATAGAGGTTGAGAACTTAGCTAAAATATTTAATACAATGTCAATTAAAAATCAAAGCATTTTAGGTTCAAGTACACCTCCATTAGGAGATAACGTACTTTTTGAAGTACAAGCGAAGGAACCCCTCTATTTTAGAGTTCAGAGCTGGGATAAATATGTAGACAATAGATGGATTAAAGGGAATAAGGAACTTGATAATAAGAGAGACATTAAAGACATTAAGAACAGCTACACTAAGTTTTATGTATTGGCAGAGCTACTGCAGCAAATGAAAAAAAATAGTTTGCTTCCATCCGAGTATGCTAAAGTGGATAAATATTTAGAGGGTACTCCAAAACAGCAGGAGATAAAGCAAGCTTATATCCAAACAAAGGGAGTACCAATGCAATCATTACTAAACCCACCGGGAGTATGTAGTTTTGGATTGTGGAATAATCCAATTGTATATATAAATGGACATGCTGAGTGTTATATAGAAAACGAACAAATTCCTGATTTAAATGAATCATATACTATTGATTATTTTTCTCAGAATTTGTCTCACTCATCTTTGGAATTCAATCTGCTTAGGGAAGTAAACAGGGATTTTGTTACGGGCATATTTGATCTTAAAAAATATAAAGTTAGTAATAACAACGATGGAGCATTGGATAAGAATTTATCCAGTGGTCAATTAGTAATAGATTCTGAAACGAAAAATGTAATAGAAGAAGCCAATTCTGAAATGGATTCAGCTTATGATAATTATACAGACCTGCCGGAAGATTTGCCTCAGAGAATATATGATTTGGCAGACAACATAACAGAGGGGGCGACAAGCGATTATGATAAAGCCCAGGCTATAGTAGACTTTTTTGATACTACAGGGTTTGAGTATGATTTAACACCCCCAAGTCCATCTAAAGGTATGGATTATAATGATTTCTTTATTTTTGAAAGTAAAAAAGGTATATGTATGCACTTCGCATCTGCAATGGTTATTCTGGCAAGGGCAGCAGGTATACCGGCAAGATATGTGGAAGGTTTTGTAGCAAATGAATGGGACCCGGAAACAGGGAATTATCTTATCAGAGAAAAACATGCCCACGCTTTTCCGGAGGTTTATATTGCAGGTTATGGCTGGATGGTTTTTGAACCAACGGTTGGGAGTGGAAACTCAGGCAACAGATTCAGCGCATTCTTTGAAGGTTTATTCAATACAATCGGCTATATTGCATCATCAATTGGGAATTTTATAAAAGTTATGCCGCTTTGGGTTAAACTGTTATTTATCCCATATACTATTTTCTTACTCTTTCTATTGATTTGGTTATTTAACCGTGTTCGTAGAAGTATGTGGAAAAAGAGTGTTTTAAATGCAGATGGAAGTATGGCGATTTCGATGATATTTGCAAGAATATCATATTTATTAAGGAAGATTGACCTAGAGATAAAGAAATATGAGACACCATCAAATTATGCTGTCAGAGTGCTTGAAGCCAGTGGAGTAAACATGTCGGAATTTGCCGACTGTTTTAACAAGTCTAAATACGGTGGCTTAAATCCCGATCAGGAGGCTGTATTAAATGCTATGGAAAAATACAACGAAGTAAGAAAATATGTTAAAAAAGAGGTTGGGAAGCTGAAAGCTTGGATGCTTTAG
- a CDS encoding DUF58 domain-containing protein → MTIFIYLYSYFIGGETSMVMVYMFIFSPIVSVLLIFPFRDRLSVSIDAPSSEVEKCGIIRVSVCIENKSFMPIPFVNIRFCQAVNFSISGSANEIVSLGPFQTKIITKEYTAKSRGIGEIGVSGVWLKDYLNLFKVSILKNTEESRYTGEVTVLPRLVSIKPTSKILLDSSDTPQQDDSGTSTTGFYNWSGEPGYEFREYMAGDPLHKVHWKLSARSETLMVRKDEGRGVAKKRLVLDPCMEMLQRKRDSKTIYQLLFNSLTKSNNENNGNTEDEVLILEEKTLEVILAVANISIKTGREVELWLYEDGNWNKYGITDGKSINEIQHRLASYKFTSDITADSSKRLPLTDIMEHEGRSRYARGGEATVFTGHLDNNLQKAIDCFSDYGITIDIVSVKSSVSKSMVTAKAEKVFAHREGNAWVLGTDDDITEAFS, encoded by the coding sequence ATGACAATTTTTATTTATTTGTATTCTTACTTTATCGGTGGAGAAACAAGCATGGTAATGGTGTACATGTTTATCTTTTCTCCAATAGTGTCAGTTCTGCTGATTTTCCCGTTTAGGGACAGACTTTCTGTATCTATTGATGCTCCGTCGTCAGAGGTTGAAAAATGCGGCATTATAAGAGTCAGTGTGTGTATTGAAAACAAGTCTTTTATGCCTATTCCATTTGTTAATATTAGGTTTTGTCAGGCTGTAAATTTTAGTATATCGGGTTCAGCTAATGAGATAGTTTCATTGGGACCATTTCAAACTAAAATTATAACTAAGGAATACACTGCAAAAAGCAGGGGTATAGGAGAAATAGGTGTAAGTGGCGTTTGGCTTAAAGATTACTTAAATCTCTTTAAAGTTTCAATATTAAAAAATACTGAGGAGAGTCGGTACACTGGAGAAGTAACTGTTTTGCCTAGGCTTGTAAGCATAAAGCCAACCAGTAAAATTTTATTGGATTCATCTGATACACCGCAGCAGGATGATTCAGGCACTTCAACAACAGGGTTTTACAATTGGAGTGGAGAACCGGGCTATGAGTTCAGGGAGTACATGGCGGGCGATCCACTTCATAAGGTACACTGGAAACTTTCTGCCAGAAGTGAAACACTTATGGTTAGGAAGGATGAGGGGAGAGGAGTAGCAAAAAAACGTCTTGTTTTAGATCCATGTATGGAAATGCTTCAAAGAAAACGAGACAGTAAAACGATTTATCAATTGCTGTTTAACTCCTTAACAAAATCTAATAATGAGAATAATGGCAATACGGAAGATGAAGTATTGATACTGGAAGAAAAGACGTTGGAAGTAATACTTGCAGTAGCAAATATATCAATTAAAACAGGAAGAGAAGTTGAGTTATGGCTATATGAGGATGGTAACTGGAATAAGTATGGTATAACCGATGGAAAGAGTATTAATGAGATTCAGCACAGATTAGCATCTTATAAGTTCACGAGCGATATTACTGCAGACTCATCAAAACGGTTGCCTTTAACTGATATTATGGAACATGAAGGCAGAAGCCGGTATGCTCGAGGTGGCGAGGCAACAGTTTTTACCGGGCATCTTGATAATAATTTGCAAAAGGCAATTGATTGCTTTTCTGATTATGGCATAACTATTGATATCGTTTCGGTAAAGAGTTCCGTTTCGAAAAGTATGGTTACCGCTAAAGCAGAGAAGGTGTTTGCTCATAGAGAGGGTAATGCATGGGTTTTAGGCACAGATGATGATATTACTGAGGCCTTCTCATAA
- a CDS encoding AAA family ATPase, giving the protein MNNMVEALIGNMEKVIVGKRSVLEHILVALLSDGHVLIEDVPGVGKTQIVATLARSVNGIFNRVQFTPDLMPSDIMGFSMFNPATREFEYRKGAAMCNFLLADEINRTSPKTQSSLLEIMEENQVTVDGKTYQLPRPFMVLATQNPVECFGTYPLPEAQMDRFFLKLSIGYPEKSEEKLIIDRFGSDNPLSELAPVANISDLIELQNQVKKINIEDCLKTYIVDIIEATRKSPDVVLGGSPRGSLNLYRASKAWAFIRGREYVIPDDIQKMAAPVLAHRIIMNSGAKMKNITADDVVHEAIVKVKVPTF; this is encoded by the coding sequence ATGAATAATATGGTTGAGGCACTTATAGGAAATATGGAAAAAGTTATCGTAGGTAAAAGGTCTGTGTTGGAACATATTCTGGTAGCACTATTAAGTGATGGACATGTATTGATTGAAGATGTACCGGGGGTTGGCAAAACACAGATTGTAGCTACGCTTGCACGTTCGGTTAACGGTATATTTAACAGGGTACAGTTTACTCCGGATTTAATGCCGTCGGATATAATGGGTTTTTCTATGTTTAATCCAGCCACTCGTGAATTTGAATATAGGAAGGGCGCAGCAATGTGCAATTTTCTTTTAGCGGATGAAATAAACAGGACTTCCCCCAAAACTCAATCAAGCCTTCTGGAAATAATGGAAGAGAATCAGGTTACAGTAGATGGAAAAACCTATCAATTGCCTAGGCCATTTATGGTACTTGCAACACAAAACCCTGTAGAGTGTTTTGGGACATATCCTCTACCTGAAGCTCAAATGGACAGATTCTTTTTAAAGCTATCTATAGGCTATCCGGAAAAGAGTGAAGAGAAGTTGATAATTGACAGGTTTGGAAGCGATAATCCTTTATCTGAACTTGCACCTGTTGCTAATATTAGTGACCTGATTGAGCTTCAAAATCAGGTTAAAAAGATCAATATTGAAGATTGTTTGAAAACATATATTGTAGATATTATTGAGGCTACAAGGAAAAGTCCTGACGTAGTACTTGGGGGAAGTCCGAGGGGAAGTCTTAATTTATACAGAGCGTCAAAAGCTTGGGCTTTTATTAGAGGAAGGGAATATGTAATTCCTGATGATATTCAAAAAATGGCAGCTCCAGTTCTAGCCCACAGGATAATCATGAATTCTGGTGCAAAAATGAAAAACATTACCGCAGATGATGTGGTACATGAAGCAATTGTGAAAGTTAAGGTCCCAACATTTTAG